A section of the Hevea brasiliensis isolate MT/VB/25A 57/8 chromosome 17, ASM3005281v1, whole genome shotgun sequence genome encodes:
- the LOC110644993 gene encoding ABC transporter G family member 7: MVRLGGKMVSHVVKFGGNCFGQVLAAAAVTLLLRFFSGPGPALLPEDEFSDDEKNDVSGDDKTREASVDGKVVPVTIRWSNITCSLSDKSSKQVRFLLKNVSGEAKPGRLLAIMGPSGSGKTTLLNVLAGQLMASPRVHLSGLLEVNGRPTSNRAYKFAYVRQEDLFFSQLTVRETLSLAAELQLPEISSAEERDEFVNNLLFKLGLVSCADSIVGDAKVRGISGGEKKRLSVACELIASPSVIFTDEPTTGLDAFQAERVMETLRQLAQAGHTVICSIHQPRGSVYSKFDDIVLLTEGALVYAGPAHDEPLAYFSKFGYHCLDHVNPAEFLADLISIDYSSAESVYSSQKRIDGLVESFSQQLSMMLYATPLTRRESPKNDRKLSKKTVVKRKESWWRQFWLLLKRAWMQASRDGPTNKVRARMSIASAIIFGSVFWRMGRSQTSIQDRMGLLQVTAINTAMAALTKTVGVFPKERAIVDRERAKGSYALGPYLLSKLIAEIPVGAAFPLMFGALLYPMARLHPTLSRFGKFCGIVTAESFAASAMGLTVGAMVPTTEAAMALGPSLMTVFIVFGGYYVNADNTPIIFRWIPDVSLIRWAFQGLCINEFTGLKFDRQHSFDVENGEQALERLSFGGSHINDTVIAQSRILLFWYCTTYLLLEKNKPKYQRLEPPPLEQIQQQLQVEPLEPDQVKQLNHSLKQDESNQQLEIRPFILEGAK; encoded by the exons ATGGTGCGTTTAGGCGGGAAAATGGTGAGCCATGTGGTGAAATTTGGCGGCAACTGTTTCGGCCAGGTTCTGGCTGCTGCCGCGGTGACTCTCCTGCTCCGATTCTTTTCCGGTCCGGGCCCTGCTTTATTACCGGAGGATGAGTTTAGCGACGATGAGAAGAACGATGTTTCTGGAGACGATAAAACTCGAGAGGCTTCGGTCGATGGGAAAGTTGTTCCGGTTACTATCCGCTGGAGCAACATCACGTGTTCTCTCTCTGATAAATCCTCTAAACAA GTGCGGTTTCTGCTGAAAAATGTCAGTGGAGAAGCAAAGCCTGGAAGATTGCTTGCGATCATGGGGCCATCGGGATCGGGAAAAACGACTTTGCTCAATGTTCTGGCGGGGCAGCTAATGGCATCTCCTCGTGTGCATTTATCAGGTCTTTTAGAGGTCAATGGGAGGCCTACTTCGAATAGAGCTTACAA GTTTGCTTATGTGAGACAGGAGGATCTTTTCTTCTCGCAGCTGACAGTGAGGGAAACGCTGTCCCTTGCTGCAGAACTTCAACTTCCAGAGATATCTTCGGCGGAAGAAAGGGATGAGTTTGTGAACAATTTGCTGTTCAAGCTAGGTCTG GTCAGTTGTGCTGATTCCATTGTTGGTGATGCAAAAGTTCGTGGGATAAGTGGTGGTGAAAAGAAACGTTTATCAGTGGCCTGTGAACTTATTGCTAGCCCATCTGTCATATTTACTGATGAGCCTACAACAG GGCTTGATGCTTTCCAAGCAGAGAGAGTGATGGAAACTCTCCGACAACTTGCACAGGCTGGACATACTGTAATTTGTTCTATTCACCAGCCCAGAGGTTCAGTGTACAGTAAATTTGATGACATTGTTTTGCTAACAGAGGGTGCACTTGTTTATGCTGGTCCTGCACATGATGAACCGCTAGCATACttctcaaaatttgg GTATCATTGCCTAGATCATGTCAATCCAGCAGAATTTTTGGCTGATCTCATATCTATTGACTATAGTTCTGCTGAAAGTGTGTACTCATCTCAGAAAAGGATAGATGGCCTTGTTGAGTCATTCTCACAACAATTGTCAATGATGCTTTATGCAACTCCCCTTACCAGAAGGGAGAGCCCTAAGAATGACAGGAAGTTAAGCAAGAAAACTGTTGTGAAAAGGAAAGAGTCTTGGTGGAGGCAATTCTGGTTGCTCCTTAAACGTGCATGGATGCAA GCTTCTCGAGATGGGCCAACAAACAAAGTTCGGGCAAGAATGTCAATTGCATCAGCTATAATATTTGGATCAGTTTTCTGGAGAATGGGAAGATCTCAGACATCAATACAAGACAGGATGGGATTGCTCCAG GTCACAGCAATAAACACAGCAATGGCTGCTCTCACAAAAACTGTGGGTGTGTTTCCCAAGGAACGTGCAATTGTAGATAGAGAGCGTGCAAAGGGATCATATGCATTAGGACCATATCTGCTTTCTAAATTGATAGCTGAGATTCCTGTTGGAGCTGCATTTCCATTAATGTTTGGTGCTTTATTGTatcccatggcacgtctccatCCCACTTTGTCCAG GTTTGGAAAGTTCTGTGGAATTGTGACAGCAGAATCATTTGCTGCATCTGCTATGGGTCTAACTGTGGGAGCTATGGTTCCAACCACTGAAGCAGCAATGGCACTAGGACCATCTCTTATGACAGTTTTTATTGTATTTGGGGGGTATTATGTTAATGCAGATAATACACCAATCATCTTCCGCTGGATACCTGATGTTTCTCTGATAAGATG GGCCTTTCAAGGGCTTTGCATCAATGAATTTACTGGACTCAAGTTCGATCGCCAACATTCATTTGATGTTGAAAACGGTGAACAG GCACTCGAGCGACTCTCCTTTGGAGGAAGCCACATTAATGATACGGTGATAGCTCAAAGTagaattttgttattttggtacTGCACTACTTACCTTCTCCTTGAAAAAAACAAGCCCAAATACCAACGGCTTGAGCCACCTCCTCTTGAACAAATCCAACAACAGCTACAGGTTGAGCCCTTGGAACCTGACCAAGTCAAACAACTTAATCATTCACTGAAGCAAGATGAATCAAACCAGCAGCTTGAAATCCGACCATTTATCTTGGAAG GTGCTAAGTAA